In one Tepidisphaeraceae bacterium genomic region, the following are encoded:
- a CDS encoding alpha-L-rhamnosidase C-terminal domain-containing protein has protein sequence MRTLIDYAPFFDITKFWSERGRWPAKWVKHPKADGTGPIVLAFKRHFTVDAPQTVRIHVSADERYELYLDGQRIGRGPERGDRANWFFETYDLDLSAGEHTIVARTWWLNDFAPAPFAQISLRPGFLLAAEGDAGTMLSTGVADWQCKSLGGYRFVPPGITWGTGAKSHLIGADFPFGVERGEGNDWIKAVDVHHAIDANNVIDQANIWIMKPATLPPMLDREIRVGVARHVQAIPAITTEDQKVLAVDHLPEEAAQWNRMLKGQGSVTVPPNTLRRVIIDLENYYCAYTDLVTSGGAGAVVRSWWAESLYTDTYEQVKAAYKTRVKGNRDEIEGKSFIGIGDTFEPDGQPNRHFQTLWWEAGRYIELTVRTAADPLTIERFSLRETHYPYDWTAQFAGSDERLSDVIPIAKRVMEMCSHETYMDCPYYEQLMYVGDTRLEVLTTYTWTPDDRLPRKALRMFDESRKAPGFTQSRYPSRVQQTIPPFSAWWIGMLHDYAYWRDDRAFVVSLLPGMRGILDAFQKWRTSDGLISGPMGWNFIDWVPAWTNGMPPEGNYGISAPLNLKLAWIMKQAADLERYAGEPELAELHDRRSAELTAACLNGFWDESRGLLADDLAHKNFSEHSQCIALLGDLVTGKQATRTADNLLTAADLQRTTIYFDHYLFETYRKINRIDRLFDRLDLWFNHKMLGLKTTVEMPEPTRSDCHAWGAHPIYHYFASILGIRPGAAGFQSVDIRPQLGALTWARGAMPHPKGLIQVDLKQSNGKLTGTIDLPAGLSGTLHTAKQQSLRAGQNVL, from the coding sequence ATGCGCACGTTGATCGACTACGCCCCCTTCTTCGACATCACCAAGTTCTGGTCCGAGCGCGGCCGCTGGCCGGCCAAGTGGGTGAAGCACCCCAAGGCGGACGGTACGGGCCCGATTGTGCTGGCGTTCAAGCGGCACTTTACGGTCGACGCGCCGCAGACCGTGCGCATCCACGTGTCTGCAGACGAGCGGTACGAGCTGTACCTCGACGGCCAACGCATCGGCCGGGGGCCCGAGCGCGGTGATCGAGCGAACTGGTTCTTCGAGACCTATGACCTGGACCTGTCGGCCGGCGAGCACACGATCGTTGCCCGCACGTGGTGGTTGAACGACTTCGCCCCCGCGCCGTTTGCCCAAATCTCGCTGCGCCCCGGCTTCCTGCTGGCGGCTGAGGGAGACGCGGGCACGATGCTCTCGACCGGCGTCGCCGACTGGCAGTGCAAGTCGCTGGGTGGGTATCGGTTCGTGCCGCCGGGCATCACGTGGGGCACCGGCGCCAAGTCGCACCTGATCGGCGCCGACTTCCCGTTCGGCGTCGAGCGCGGTGAAGGGAACGACTGGATCAAAGCGGTCGACGTTCACCACGCGATCGACGCCAACAACGTGATCGACCAGGCCAACATCTGGATCATGAAGCCCGCCACGCTGCCACCCATGCTGGATCGCGAGATCCGCGTTGGGGTCGCGCGGCACGTGCAGGCGATCCCGGCGATCACCACCGAAGACCAGAAAGTGCTCGCGGTCGACCATCTGCCCGAAGAGGCGGCCCAGTGGAACCGCATGCTGAAGGGCCAGGGTTCCGTCACCGTCCCCCCCAACACGCTCCGGCGGGTGATCATCGACCTGGAGAACTACTACTGCGCATATACCGATCTGGTCACGAGCGGCGGCGCTGGCGCGGTCGTGCGGTCGTGGTGGGCCGAGTCGCTCTACACCGACACCTACGAACAAGTGAAGGCGGCGTACAAGACGCGCGTGAAGGGCAACCGCGACGAGATCGAGGGTAAGTCATTCATCGGCATCGGCGATACCTTCGAGCCGGACGGCCAGCCGAACCGTCACTTCCAGACGCTGTGGTGGGAGGCGGGGCGATACATCGAGCTGACCGTCCGCACGGCCGCCGACCCACTGACGATCGAGCGATTCTCACTGCGCGAGACGCACTACCCGTACGACTGGACCGCCCAGTTCGCGGGCAGCGACGAGCGGCTAAGCGACGTCATCCCGATCGCCAAGCGCGTGATGGAGATGTGCAGCCACGAGACCTACATGGACTGCCCGTACTACGAGCAGCTGATGTACGTGGGCGACACGCGGTTGGAGGTGCTGACAACCTACACGTGGACGCCCGACGACCGCCTGCCGCGCAAGGCGCTGCGCATGTTTGACGAATCGCGCAAGGCCCCGGGGTTCACGCAGTCGCGCTACCCGAGCCGCGTTCAGCAGACCATCCCACCGTTCAGCGCGTGGTGGATCGGCATGCTGCACGACTACGCGTACTGGCGCGACGACCGGGCGTTCGTCGTCTCGCTGTTGCCCGGCATGCGCGGAATTCTGGATGCGTTCCAGAAGTGGCGCACGAGCGACGGTTTGATCAGCGGGCCGATGGGTTGGAACTTCATCGACTGGGTGCCCGCCTGGACGAACGGCATGCCGCCCGAGGGCAACTACGGCATCAGCGCGCCGCTGAACCTGAAGCTTGCTTGGATCATGAAGCAGGCCGCCGACCTCGAGCGCTACGCCGGCGAGCCCGAACTGGCCGAACTGCACGACCGCCGCAGCGCGGAACTGACGGCCGCGTGCCTGAACGGGTTCTGGGACGAATCGCGCGGGCTGCTGGCCGACGATTTGGCTCACAAGAATTTCTCGGAACATTCGCAGTGCATCGCGCTGCTGGGCGACCTCGTCACCGGCAAGCAAGCGACCCGCACGGCCGACAACCTGCTGACTGCGGCTGACCTTCAGCGGACCACGATCTACTTTGACCACTACCTGTTCGAGACGTACCGCAAGATCAACCGGATCGACCGCCTGTTCGACCGCCTGGACCTGTGGTTCAACCACAAGATGCTGGGCCTGAAGACGACTGTGGAAATGCCCGAACCCACGCGATCCGATTGCCACGCGTGGGGTGCCCACCCGATCTACCATTACTTCGCCAGCATCCTCGGCATCCGTCCCGGCGCCGCCGGCTTCCAGTCGGTCGACATTCGCCCGCAGCTGGGCGCACTCACCTGGGCCCGCGGCGCAATGCCGCACCCGAAGGGATTGATCCAGGTCGACCTGAAGCAGTCCAACGGCAAGCTGACGGGCACGATCGACTTGCCCGCGGGCCTCAGCGGCACGCTTCACACGGCGAAGCAACAATCGCTGCGAGCGGGGCAGAACGTGCTCTGA
- the metK gene encoding methionine adenosyltransferase, whose protein sequence is MSPEFRRSTHLFTSESVSMGHPDKVADQISDGILDAILAQDPKARVACETLVTTGQVVLAGEVTTTAYVDAAQIARDVIKEIGYVHADIGFDYHSCGVLSAIHSQSPDIARGVDHAADDEKETGAGDQGLMFGYATNETDTLMPLPIHLAHRIVERLAQLRQNGKLPWLRPDGKSQVTIAYENERPVAVHTVVVSTQHDESVLDKNDEFSKKAKQMIIEQVIKPVIPKKLWNDEIIFHINPTGKFVVGGPHGDTGLTGRKIIVDSYGGRGAHGGGAFSGKDPSKVDRSACYMGRYIAKNIVAAGLATAAEVQLAYAIGVANPVSVTVSTEGTAVMSEDDIAELVKEMFPLTPKGIIKHLNLLRPIYKQTARHGHFGRLPGADGGFTWERTDKAAALAKAAGISGKAKK, encoded by the coding sequence TCTGGACGCCATTCTTGCCCAGGACCCCAAGGCCCGCGTGGCCTGCGAGACGCTGGTGACGACCGGGCAGGTCGTGCTGGCCGGCGAGGTGACCACCACCGCCTACGTCGACGCCGCCCAGATCGCGCGCGACGTGATCAAGGAGATCGGCTACGTCCACGCCGACATCGGCTTCGACTACCACAGCTGCGGCGTGCTGAGCGCCATCCACAGCCAATCGCCCGACATCGCCCGCGGCGTCGACCACGCTGCCGACGACGAGAAGGAGACCGGCGCCGGCGACCAGGGCCTGATGTTCGGCTACGCCACCAATGAGACCGACACGCTGATGCCGCTTCCCATTCACCTGGCGCACCGCATCGTCGAGCGCCTGGCCCAGCTGCGCCAGAACGGCAAGCTGCCGTGGCTGCGTCCGGACGGCAAGAGCCAGGTGACGATCGCCTACGAGAACGAGCGCCCGGTGGCGGTGCACACGGTCGTCGTCAGCACGCAGCACGATGAGTCGGTGCTGGACAAGAACGACGAGTTCAGCAAGAAGGCCAAGCAGATGATCATCGAGCAGGTGATCAAGCCGGTCATTCCGAAGAAGCTCTGGAACGATGAGATCATCTTCCACATCAACCCCACGGGTAAATTCGTGGTGGGCGGCCCACACGGCGACACCGGCCTGACCGGGCGGAAGATCATCGTCGACAGCTACGGTGGTCGCGGGGCGCACGGTGGTGGCGCGTTCAGCGGTAAGGACCCGTCGAAGGTCGACCGCAGCGCATGCTATATGGGCCGTTACATCGCCAAGAACATCGTCGCCGCCGGCCTGGCGACCGCCGCCGAGGTGCAGCTGGCGTACGCGATCGGCGTGGCCAACCCGGTGAGCGTGACGGTGAGCACCGAGGGCACGGCCGTGATGAGCGAGGACGACATCGCCGAGCTGGTGAAGGAGATGTTCCCGCTGACGCCCAAGGGCATCATCAAGCACCTGAACCTGCTGCGTCCCATCTACAAGCAGACCGCCCGCCACGGCCACTTCGGCCGGCTGCCGGGTGCCGATGGTGGCTTCACGTGGGAGCGCACCGACAAGGCCGCCGCGCTCGCCAAGGCGGCGGGGATCAGTGGCAAGGCGAAGAAGTAA
- a CDS encoding glycosyltransferase family 4 protein, with amino-acid sequence MRLTIINQFYRPDVSPTAQLSASLADHRARIGDDVTVVTSSGGYVAGGVPKDATGDADPTASAVDRTPNVRRMWTPRLGKATLVKRLIDYASFYLAASCQLLTMPRQDVIVSLTTPPYIALTALLHKLFHRRTKLVLWNMDCYPDVVERANIIRKGGVLSRVLRLTNRLLYRKVDHLVCLDTAMVDLLMSQYAPSPERPPATIIPNWEDASFFPADAPKQTWPEAAALDLQGKFVVLYLGNTGVGHTFETVLEAAEQLRGTNVRFLFVGGGSRWKQIEQTKRERLLDNVLLHTYVPKEQTPAVMNTAQVALITLRDDALGIMSPSKLHSNLAMALPVVYVGPAGSNVDDAITRFDCGVSLRAGQTQALVDQLTALAADAERTATLRRNARAAFDAAYCDLRTLPQFDALLSLLVNPSVDAPLARTALQEANP; translated from the coding sequence ATGCGCCTCACGATCATCAACCAGTTCTATCGGCCCGATGTCAGCCCCACGGCCCAGCTGTCGGCGTCGCTGGCGGATCATCGAGCGCGGATCGGCGACGACGTCACGGTCGTCACCAGCAGTGGCGGCTACGTCGCCGGTGGCGTGCCGAAGGACGCGACGGGTGACGCAGATCCCACGGCATCGGCAGTCGACAGGACGCCTAACGTGCGCCGGATGTGGACGCCACGATTGGGTAAAGCGACCCTGGTTAAGCGGTTGATCGATTATGCATCCTTCTACCTCGCCGCCAGCTGCCAACTGCTGACGATGCCTCGGCAAGACGTGATCGTCTCGCTCACCACGCCGCCGTACATCGCGCTGACCGCACTGCTACACAAGTTGTTCCACCGGCGAACCAAGCTGGTGCTATGGAACATGGACTGCTACCCCGACGTGGTCGAGCGGGCCAACATCATCCGCAAAGGTGGCGTCCTAAGTCGCGTGTTGCGCCTGACGAACCGCCTGCTGTATCGAAAGGTCGACCACCTCGTCTGTCTCGACACCGCCATGGTAGACCTGCTGATGTCGCAGTATGCGCCATCGCCCGAACGGCCGCCGGCAACGATCATTCCGAACTGGGAAGATGCCTCGTTCTTCCCCGCCGACGCGCCGAAACAAACGTGGCCGGAAGCGGCGGCGCTCGACCTGCAGGGCAAGTTCGTCGTGCTGTACCTCGGCAACACCGGCGTCGGCCACACGTTCGAGACCGTGCTGGAGGCGGCCGAGCAGCTGCGCGGCACAAATGTGCGCTTCCTGTTCGTCGGTGGCGGATCGCGATGGAAGCAGATCGAGCAGACGAAGCGTGAGCGATTGCTCGACAACGTCCTGCTGCACACATATGTGCCGAAAGAACAAACGCCGGCGGTGATGAACACCGCGCAGGTGGCGCTCATTACGCTGCGCGACGACGCGCTTGGCATAATGAGCCCCAGCAAGCTCCATTCGAACTTGGCAATGGCGCTGCCGGTCGTTTACGTCGGTCCTGCTGGCAGCAACGTGGATGACGCGATCACACGGTTCGACTGCGGCGTGAGCCTGCGCGCGGGCCAAACCCAAGCTCTGGTCGATCAACTGACGGCTCTGGCGGCGGATGCGGAGCGCACGGCGACGCTGCGGCGCAATGCACGGGCTGCGTTCGATGCCGCCTACTGCGATCTGCGAACGCTGCCGCAGTTTGACGCGCTATTGTCGTTACTCGTCAACCCCTCCGTTGACGCGCCACTGGCACGCACGGCTCTACAAGAGGCCAACCCATGA
- a CDS encoding M3 family oligoendopeptidase — translation MVAAVAPVRTFVPNNVDPSDFAQLEPLYQKLLARDLLTAAEAERWLAEFSELTAVIDEYGSRRYIDKSCHTDNADYEKRYMQFVEEVEPKIKPLYFKLQKKFLESVGAKQLQGERYAILTRKWKADVELFRDENVPLETDVTKTVNEYDKISGAMMVQFRGKDYTMQQLARFTEEPDRAVREEAWRVSADRRMRDREAIESIFDRLLPLRAKIAQNAGMTDYRAYVWKAYKRFDYTPQDCLTFADAIAEACVPVVAKLDEQRKRDLKLETLRPWDLAVDPQNRPPLRPFAEDQVSMMVDKAKTIFERLSPELANDFESLRRNNNLDLQSRKGKQPGGYQISLEESKQPFIFMNAAGLQRDVETLLHEGGHAFHHLAATGEPLVFLRSAPMEFCEVASMSMELLGSEHFDVFYDEAANAARARRTMIEGIIRFFPWMATIDSFQHWIYTNPGHTPAERTAYWISLLNRFGSKVDWTGLESVREAMWQRQLHLFHAPFYYIEYGIAQLGALQLWMKSKEDPRRALANYRAALALGGTRPLPDLFKAAGISFDFSARTLGPLIKALSNELDELPV, via the coding sequence ATGGTTGCCGCCGTTGCCCCGGTCCGCACGTTCGTCCCGAATAACGTCGATCCGTCCGATTTCGCCCAACTGGAACCGTTGTACCAGAAGCTGCTCGCCCGCGATCTACTGACCGCTGCGGAAGCCGAACGGTGGCTGGCCGAGTTTTCCGAACTGACGGCCGTCATCGACGAGTATGGCAGCCGGCGGTACATCGACAAGTCCTGTCACACCGACAATGCGGATTACGAAAAGCGCTACATGCAGTTCGTGGAAGAGGTCGAGCCGAAGATCAAGCCGCTCTACTTCAAGCTGCAGAAGAAGTTCCTGGAGTCAGTCGGCGCGAAGCAGTTGCAGGGGGAGCGGTACGCAATTTTGACGCGCAAGTGGAAGGCCGACGTCGAGCTGTTTCGCGACGAAAACGTTCCGCTGGAGACCGACGTTACAAAAACGGTCAACGAGTACGACAAGATCAGCGGCGCGATGATGGTGCAGTTCCGCGGGAAGGACTACACGATGCAGCAGCTGGCGCGGTTCACGGAAGAGCCGGACCGCGCGGTGCGTGAAGAAGCATGGCGGGTGAGTGCCGACCGCCGGATGCGCGACCGTGAGGCGATCGAGTCGATTTTCGACCGATTGTTGCCGCTTCGTGCCAAGATCGCGCAGAACGCGGGCATGACGGACTATCGCGCCTACGTGTGGAAGGCGTACAAGCGGTTCGACTACACGCCGCAGGATTGCCTGACGTTCGCCGACGCGATTGCCGAGGCCTGCGTGCCTGTGGTGGCGAAGCTGGACGAACAGCGGAAGCGCGACCTGAAGCTGGAGACGCTGCGACCGTGGGACTTGGCCGTCGACCCGCAAAATCGCCCACCGTTGCGACCGTTCGCCGAGGATCAGGTGTCGATGATGGTCGACAAGGCCAAGACGATCTTTGAACGGCTGTCGCCGGAACTGGCCAACGACTTCGAATCGCTTCGCCGGAACAACAATCTGGATCTGCAGAGCCGCAAGGGCAAGCAACCGGGCGGGTACCAGATCAGCCTTGAGGAATCGAAGCAGCCCTTCATCTTCATGAACGCCGCCGGCCTGCAGCGGGACGTGGAAACACTGCTGCACGAAGGTGGCCACGCGTTCCACCACCTGGCGGCCACGGGTGAGCCGTTGGTCTTCCTCCGCAGCGCCCCCATGGAGTTCTGCGAGGTGGCCAGCATGTCGATGGAACTGCTGGGCAGCGAACATTTCGACGTCTTCTATGACGAAGCCGCCAACGCCGCCCGCGCCCGGCGGACGATGATCGAGGGCATCATAAGGTTCTTCCCGTGGATGGCGACGATCGACAGCTTCCAGCACTGGATCTACACGAACCCCGGCCACACGCCCGCCGAGCGCACCGCGTACTGGATCAGCCTACTGAACCGCTTTGGCAGCAAGGTGGACTGGACCGGACTTGAATCGGTCCGCGAGGCGATGTGGCAGCGGCAGCTGCACCTGTTCCACGCGCCGTTCTACTACATCGAGTACGGAATCGCCCAACTGGGCGCTCTGCAACTCTGGATGAAGAGCAAGGAAGATCCTCGGCGCGCCCTGGCCAACTACCGCGCGGCCCTGGCCCTCGGTGGCACCCGGCCACTGCCCGACCTGTTCAAGGCCGCAGGCATCTCGTTCGACTTCTCGGCCAGGACGCTTGGGCCGTTGATCAAAGCACTCAGCAACGAACTGGACGAACTGCCAGTATAA
- the gmd gene encoding GDP-mannose 4,6-dehydratase, giving the protein MANEKKALITGITGQDGSYLAELLMQKGYQVHGIVRRSSSFNTERLDHLYRDPHDPKAKLFLHYGDLVDGMGLREILTRVKPDEVYNLGAQSHVRVSFDQPVYTVASDALGTMNLLEAIRDTGLPIKFYQASSSEMYGKVVETPQTETTPFYPRSPYACAKVYSYWQTLNYREAYGMHASNGILFNHESPRRGETFVTRKITRAATRIKEGLQDKLFLGNLDAKRDWGFAGDYVEGMWLMLQQPTGDDYVLATGETHSVREFLDEVFGHLDLDWNKYVEVDPRYFRPTEVDLLLGDPAKAKRVLKWEPKVTFKQLAKMMTECDWKLAKREKLVANSEK; this is encoded by the coding sequence ATGGCGAACGAGAAGAAGGCGCTAATCACGGGCATCACTGGGCAGGACGGCTCGTACCTTGCCGAGCTGTTGATGCAAAAGGGATATCAGGTTCACGGCATCGTCCGCCGAAGTAGTTCATTTAACACCGAGCGTCTCGATCACCTGTATCGCGACCCGCACGATCCGAAGGCCAAGCTGTTCCTGCACTACGGCGATCTGGTTGACGGCATGGGCCTGCGCGAGATTCTGACCCGCGTGAAGCCGGACGAGGTGTACAACCTTGGCGCCCAGTCGCACGTGCGCGTCAGCTTCGACCAGCCCGTTTACACCGTCGCCAGTGACGCGCTGGGCACGATGAACCTGCTGGAAGCCATCCGCGACACCGGACTGCCCATCAAGTTTTACCAAGCCAGCAGCAGCGAGATGTACGGCAAGGTCGTCGAGACGCCGCAAACGGAGACCACGCCCTTCTACCCCCGCTCGCCGTACGCCTGCGCGAAGGTCTACAGCTATTGGCAGACGCTGAACTACCGCGAAGCCTACGGCATGCACGCCAGCAACGGCATCTTGTTTAACCACGAGTCACCGCGGCGCGGCGAGACCTTCGTGACGCGCAAGATCACCCGCGCCGCCACACGCATCAAGGAAGGCCTGCAGGACAAGCTGTTCCTCGGCAACTTGGACGCCAAGCGCGACTGGGGCTTCGCCGGAGATTACGTCGAGGGCATGTGGCTAATGCTGCAGCAGCCCACCGGCGACGATTACGTGCTGGCCACGGGCGAGACGCACAGCGTGCGCGAGTTCCTCGACGAGGTGTTCGGCCACCTCGACCTGGACTGGAACAAGTACGTCGAGGTCGACCCACGCTATTTCCGCCCCACCGAGGTCGACCTGCTCCTGGGCGATCCCGCCAAGGCCAAGCGCGTGCTGAAGTGGGAGCCGAAGGTCACGTTCAAACAATTGGCTAAAATGATGACCGAATGCGATTGGAAACTCGCCAAGCGAGAGAAACTGGTCGCGAATTCGGAGAAGTAG
- a CDS encoding GDP-L-fucose synthase: MPIAKSDRIIVTGGAGFLGSFVVDQLKAKGYNDIVVPRRKDFDLTTEADAYRLYTQYKPAVILHLAAEVGGIGANRDNPGRFMFANMAMGMHLIEGARKFGLKKFVQVGTICAYPKFTPVPFKEEDLWIGYPEETNAPYGIAKKALLVMLEAYRAQYGLDGIYLLPVNLFGPRDNFDLHSSHVIPALIRKYVEAREAGAPNVSAWGTGKASREFLYVEDCADGIIRAMENYSSPEPVNLGSGREITIKDLTELVATTTGYKGQVVWDPTKPDGQPRRCLDVQRAKRVLGWTAGTSLEEGMRKTVDWFEAHRDSFTERHFARASS; encoded by the coding sequence ATGCCGATCGCTAAATCAGACCGAATTATCGTCACCGGTGGGGCCGGGTTCCTTGGGTCGTTTGTCGTCGATCAACTGAAGGCAAAAGGTTACAACGACATCGTCGTGCCGCGGCGGAAGGACTTCGACCTGACGACCGAGGCCGACGCTTACCGCCTCTACACCCAGTACAAGCCCGCGGTCATCCTGCACCTGGCGGCGGAGGTCGGGGGCATTGGCGCCAATCGCGACAATCCCGGTCGATTCATGTTCGCCAACATGGCGATGGGCATGCACCTGATCGAGGGCGCGCGCAAGTTCGGCCTGAAGAAGTTCGTGCAAGTGGGCACGATCTGCGCCTACCCGAAGTTCACGCCGGTGCCGTTCAAGGAAGAAGACCTCTGGATAGGTTATCCCGAGGAGACGAACGCCCCCTACGGAATCGCGAAGAAGGCCCTGCTGGTGATGCTGGAAGCCTACCGCGCGCAGTACGGGCTGGACGGCATCTACCTGCTGCCGGTGAACCTCTTCGGCCCGCGCGACAACTTCGATTTACACAGCAGCCACGTCATTCCGGCGCTCATCCGCAAGTACGTCGAAGCACGTGAGGCCGGCGCCCCCAACGTCAGTGCCTGGGGCACCGGCAAGGCCAGCCGCGAGTTCCTGTACGTGGAAGACTGTGCCGACGGCATCATCCGCGCGATGGAGAACTACAGCTCGCCGGAGCCCGTGAACCTCGGCAGCGGCCGGGAGATCACCATCAAGGACCTGACCGAACTGGTCGCCACCACGACTGGATACAAGGGCCAAGTCGTCTGGGACCCCACCAAGCCCGACGGCCAACCCCGCCGGTGCCTCGACGTGCAGCGCGCCAAGCGCGTTCTCGGCTGGACGGCCGGCACGTCGCTCGAAGAGGGCATGCGCAAGACCGTCGACTGGTTCGAAGCCCACCGCGACTCCTTCACCGAACGGCATTTCGCCCGCGCCAGTTCGTAG
- a CDS encoding SDR family NAD(P)-dependent oxidoreductase translates to MSSANQQEHRVSTNRPHILVTGAAGFIGSHAAQQLLARGYHVVGIDNFSDFYDRSWKELNLASISSGERIDVEEIDITNGTAIDALVGKIKPVAILHLAAMAGVRPSIEQPAYYARVNVEGTTHLLQAAVSHGVGKFVFASSSSVYGNLAKVPFSENDPVGEPISPYAATKRAGELLCYTFWHLYKLPIFCLRFFTVYGPRQRPDLAIHKFTRLISAGQPLPFFGDGSTSRDYTFVDDIVDGIMKSLDRCDRYRVYNLGGSSPVTLLQLIEELERAIGKKAILDKRPAQLGDVERTFADLSRAQSELGYQPKTTLAEGLRKFVGWYKEYGHLYRLPGDKA, encoded by the coding sequence ATGTCATCCGCAAACCAGCAGGAACACCGCGTGTCGACCAACCGTCCCCACATTCTCGTTACCGGCGCCGCCGGCTTCATCGGATCGCACGCGGCCCAGCAACTGCTGGCGCGGGGTTATCACGTGGTCGGCATCGACAACTTCAGCGACTTCTACGACCGATCGTGGAAGGAACTCAACCTCGCCAGCATTTCGTCGGGCGAGCGCATCGACGTCGAGGAAATCGACATCACCAACGGCACTGCGATCGACGCGCTTGTTGGCAAGATCAAACCCGTCGCCATCCTGCACCTGGCTGCGATGGCAGGCGTACGGCCGAGCATCGAGCAGCCGGCGTACTACGCGCGCGTGAACGTCGAGGGCACGACTCACCTGCTTCAGGCGGCCGTAAGCCATGGTGTGGGCAAGTTCGTGTTCGCGAGCAGTTCGAGCGTCTACGGCAACCTCGCCAAGGTGCCGTTCAGCGAGAACGACCCGGTCGGTGAGCCCATCAGCCCATACGCCGCCACGAAGCGGGCCGGCGAGCTGCTCTGCTACACATTCTGGCACTTGTACAAGCTGCCGATCTTCTGCCTGCGTTTCTTCACCGTCTATGGACCGCGCCAGCGCCCCGATTTGGCGATCCACAAGTTCACACGCCTCATCAGCGCGGGCCAGCCGCTGCCCTTCTTCGGCGACGGCAGCACCAGCCGTGACTACACGTTCGTCGACGACATCGTCGATGGCATCATGAAGTCGCTCGACCGCTGCGATCGCTACCGCGTTTACAACCTGGGTGGCAGCAGCCCGGTGACGCTGTTGCAGTTGATCGAGGAACTGGAGCGAGCCATCGGGAAAAAGGCCATTCTCGATAAGCGACCTGCGCAATTGGGCGACGTCGAACGCACGTTCGCCGATCTATCGCGGGCGCAGTCGGAGCTGGGTTATCAACCGAAGACCACGCTCGCCGAAGGATTGCGAAAGTTCGTTGGATGGTACAAGGAGTACGGGCACCTCTACCGGTTGCCAGGCGATAAGGCTTGA
- a CDS encoding ATP-binding cassette domain-containing protein: MTVSQPAIELQHVGVLRGDRWIVSDVSVDVPTGACTALLGHNGCGKSTLMRVISGYLWATRGTVRVLGERLGAVDVAELRQDIRLVQAQPGGDAEPLAEATAVEIVLTGFFGTTGLYAAVDDAMRCRAVTELERVGLGHLGDHAFGTLSAGERMRCLIARALVVRPRLLLLDEPTAGLDFVGREQVLRTIARLHEDDVNLTIILTTHHLEELPASTSHVLLMANGKRVAFGSPAEVLRSESLSDAYNSNVIVTRAAGRYFATIGEG, from the coding sequence ATGACCGTGTCACAACCCGCCATCGAACTGCAACACGTGGGCGTCCTCCGCGGCGACCGGTGGATTGTATCCGACGTTTCCGTCGACGTGCCGACCGGTGCCTGTACCGCATTGCTGGGCCACAACGGCTGTGGCAAGAGCACGCTTATGCGGGTCATTAGCGGCTACCTCTGGGCCACCCGCGGCACTGTCCGCGTGCTTGGCGAGAGGCTGGGTGCCGTCGACGTGGCTGAGTTGCGGCAGGACATCCGCCTCGTGCAGGCGCAACCGGGTGGCGACGCCGAGCCTTTGGCGGAAGCAACCGCGGTGGAGATCGTTCTCACCGGCTTCTTCGGCACGACTGGCCTGTACGCAGCCGTCGATGATGCAATGCGTTGCCGGGCCGTCACCGAGCTAGAGCGCGTGGGCCTTGGCCACCTTGGGGACCACGCGTTTGGCACCCTTAGCGCTGGCGAGCGCATGCGATGCCTGATCGCCCGCGCCCTCGTCGTTCGTCCACGACTGCTGCTGCTGGATGAACCCACCGCCGGCCTGGACTTTGTCGGCCGCGAGCAGGTGCTGCGGACGATCGCCAGACTGCACGAGGACGACGTAAACCTGACGATTATCCTTACTACGCATCACCTTGAAGAACTGCCCGCCTCCACGTCGCACGTGCTGCTGATGGCCAACGGTAAGCGCGTCGCCTTTGGCTCGCCTGCGGAGGTGCTGCGGAGTGAATCGCTTTCGGATGCGTACAACAGCAACGTGATCGTCACCCGAGCCGCCGGGCGGTACTTTGCGACAATAGGCGAAGGTTGA